In Anopheles gambiae chromosome 2, idAnoGambNW_F1_1, whole genome shotgun sequence, a single window of DNA contains:
- the LOC1273206 gene encoding probable methylcrotonoyl-CoA carboxylase beta chain, mitochondrial, whose amino-acid sequence MKRLTSDRHFCKHCTSNLIAHVYITLLLSKIGTRFLAKLHCRTDSPVRCFPRRRRTKKASSMLSKARSLLSLTRVHHGSVANVLGVRSVHISEANVLPTEVNRQSAEFKENYGQMNELVVNLKRVTQEVLAGGGPEAIKRHTSKGKLLARDRINRLVDPGSPFLELSTLAAHDMYGKDVVNSAGIVTGIGRVQGVECVIVANDATVKGGTYYPITVKKHLRAQEIAQENNLPCIYLVDSGGANLPRQADVFPDKMHFGRIFYNQANMSARGIPQIAVVMGSCTAGGAYVPAMADESIIVKRQGTIFLAGPPLVKAATGEVVSAEDLGGADLHCRTSGVTDHYAVDDEHALYLARQVVQNLNRPGSASYNELAGSSTATMMAREGLTFGTDPEPPQYPATDLYGIVGSNLTKTFDVREVIARIVDGSRFTEFKKFYGETIVCGYARLYGQLVGIVGNNGVLFSESALKGAHFIQLCAQKRIPLLFLQNITGFMVGRDAEAGGIAKNGAKMVTAVACANVPKLTLIIGGSYGAGNYGMCGRAYSPRFLYMWPNSRISVMGGSQAAGVLAQITEEQYRRTGREWTKEIGNRIKAPIVQQFEAEGSPYYSTARLWDDGIIDPVDTRRVLGLSLQAALNQPVGETRFGVFRM is encoded by the exons ATGAAACGTCTTACGTCTGACAGGCATTTTTGTAAACATTGCACCTCTAATCTAATCGCGCATGTTTACATAACACTTTTACTTTCGAAAATTGGCACACGTTTTTTGGCCAAACTCCATTGCCGTACAGACTCGCCTGTTCGCTGTTTCCCCCGGCGCAGACGCACCAAGAAAGCCAGCAGCATGCTGTCCAAAGCGCGGAGCCTTCTCTCCCTCACACGTGTTCACCATGGATCGGTGGCGAACGTTCTCGGGGTTCGgtcggtgcacatttccgaaGCCAATGTACTGCCCACGGAGGTGAATCGCCAGTCAGCAGAATTTAAG GAAAACTATGGCCAAATGAACGAGCTGGTCGTTAACCTGAAGCGTGTCACGCAGGAGGTGCTTGCCGGCGGTGGACCGGAAGCGATCAAGCGGCACACGTCCAAAGGGAAGCTGTTGGCGCGCGATCGCATCAACCGACTGGTCGATCCGGGCTCGCCGTTCCTCGAGCTGTCGACGCTGGCCGCCCACGACATGTACGGCAAGGATGTGGTCAACTCGGCCGGCATCGTAACCGGCATCGGCCGGGTGCAGGGCGTGGAGTGTGTGATCGTCGCCAACGATGCGACCGTCAAGGGCGGTACGTACTACCCGATCACGGTGAAGAAGCATCTGCGTGCGCAGGAGATCGCGCAGGAGAACAATCTGCCGTGCATCTATCTGGTCGATTCCGGCGGTGCCAACTTGCCCCGCCAGGCCGACGTGTTCCCGGACAAGATGCACTTTGGCAGGATTTTCTACAACCAGGCAAACATGTCCGCCCGCGGCATTCCGCAGATTGCCGTCGTCATGGGCAGCTGTACGGCCGGCGGCGCTTACGTGCCGGCGATGGCCGACGAGAGCATCATCGTGAAGCGGCAGGGCACAATCTTCCTGGCCGGGCCGCCGCTAGTGAAGGCCGCAACCGGCGAGGTAGTATCGGCGGAAGATCTTGGCGGTGCGGATCTGCACTGCCGCACGTCCGGCGTGACCGATCATTACGCGGTGGACGACGAGCACGCACTGTACCTGGCGCGCCAGGTCGTGCAGAACCTGAACCGCCCCGGCAGTGCGAGCTACAACGAGCTGGCCGGTAGCAGCACGGCCACGATGATGGCACGGGAAGGGCTAACATTCGGCACGGACCCGGAGCCGCCGCAGTATCCGGCCACCGATCTGTACGGCATCGTCGGCTCGAACCTGACCAAAACGTTCGACGTGCGCGAGGTGATTGCGCGCATCGTGGACGGCAGCCGGTTTACCGAGTTTAAAAAGTTTTACGGCGAAACGATCGTGTGCGGGTACGCCCGGCTGTACGGCCAGCTGGTCGGCATCGTGGGCAACAATGGGGTGCTGTTCTCCGAAAGTGCCCTCAAGGGGGCGCACTTCATTCAGCTGTGCGCCCAGAAGCGCATCCCGCTGCTCTTCCTGCAGAACATTACCGGGTTCATGGTGGGCCGGGACGCGGAAGCGGGCGGTATCGCGAAGAACGGTGCCAAGATGGTGACGGCGGTCGCGTGTGCCAACGTGCCGAAGCTGACGCTCATCATCGGCGGGTCGTACGGGGCGGGCAATTACGGCATGTGCGGTCGGGCGTACTCGCCCCGCTTCCTCTACATGTGGCCGAACAGTCGCATCTCGGTGATGGGCGGCTCGCAGGCGGCCGGTGTGCTGGCCCAAATCACCGAGGAGCAGTACCGCCGGACCGGGCGCGAATGGACGAAGGAGATTGGCAATCGCATCAAGGCGCCGATCGTGCAGCAGTTCGAGGCGGAGGGATCACCGTACTACAGTACCGCCCGGCTGTGGGACGATGGCATCATCGATCCGGTCGATACGCGCCGCGTGCTGGGGCTTAGCTTGCAGGCGGCCCTGAACCAGCCGGTCGGCGAGACTCGCTTCGGTGTGTTCCGCATGTAG
- the LOC1273205 gene encoding T-complex protein 1 subunit eta isoform X2 — translation MQPQIILLKEGTDTSQGKPQLVSNINACQSIVDAVRTTLGPRGMDKLIVDSKGKATISNDGATIMKLLDIVHPAAKTLVDIAKSQDAEVGDGTTSVVLLAGEFLKQLKPFVEEGVHPRIIIKAVRKALNLCVAQINELAFKIEKHDTEKHRALLEKCAATALNSKLIHQQKEFFSKMVVDSVTTLDVLLPLNMIGIKKVTGGALEDSMLVEGVAFKKTFAYAGFEMQPKSYDNVKIALLNIELELKAERDNAEVRVDNVAEYQKVVDAEWQILYDKLAKIHQSGAQVVLSKLPIGDVATQYFADRDMFCAGRVPEEDLKRTLKACGGAVMTTVQDISDKVLGTCAHFEERQIGSERFNLFQGCPNAKTCTIILRGGAEQFLEETERSLHDAIMIVRRTIRNDSVVAGGGAIEMELSKMLRNYSRTIAGKEQLLIGAMAKALEIIPRQLCDNAGFDATNILNKLRQKHAQGCQWYGVDIMKEHIADNFEAFVWEPSVIKINALTAACEATCMILSVDETIKSPKSGAGEAPQPPMGRGMGRPF, via the exons ATG CAACCGCAAATCATTCTGCTGAAGGAGGGCACCGATACCTCGCAGGGCAAGCCTCAGCTAGTGTCGAACATCAATGCCTGCCAGTCGATTGTCGATGCGGTGCGGACGACACTCGGCCCCCGCGGTATGGACAAGCTGATCGTGGACAGCAAGGGTAAGGCCACGATTTCCAACGACGGTGCGACAATCATGAAGCTGCTGGACATCGTGCACCCGGCGGCCAAGACGCTCGTCGACATTGCCAAATCGCAGGACGCGGAGGTGGGCGACGGTACCACgagtgtggtgctgctggccgGCGAGTTCCTGAAGCAGCTGAAGCCGTTCGTGGAGGAGGGCGTGCATCcgcgcatcatcatcaaagcGGTACGCAAAGCGCTGAACCTGTGCGTGGCGCAAATCAACGAGCTGGCGTTCAAGATCGAAAAGCACGACACCGAGAAGCACCGGGCGCTGCTGGAGAAGTGCGCCGCGACCGCGCTCAACTCGAAGCTCATCCACCAGCAGAAGGAGTTCTTCTCGAAGATGGTGGTCGACTCGGTCACGACGCTGgacgtgctgctgccgctgaacATGATCGGCATCAAGAAGGTGACGGGCGGTGCGCTCGAGGACTCGATGCTGGTGGAGGGTGTCGCCTTCAAGAAGACGTTCGCGTACGCCGGGTTCGAGATGCAGCCCAAGAGCTACGACAACGTGAAGATTGCGCTGCTGAACATTGAGCTCGAGCTGAAGGCGGAGCGGGACAATGCCGAGGTGCGCGTAGACAATGTGGCCGAGTACCAGAAGGTGGTGGACGCCGAGTGGCAGATACTGTACGACAAGCTGGCCAAAATCCACCAGTCCGGTGCGCAGGTTGTGCTGTCCAAGCTGCCGATCGGCGACGTGGCGACACAGTACTTCGCCGACCGGGACATGTTCTGTGCCGGGCGCGTACCGGAGGAGGACCTGAAGCGCACGCTCAAGGCGTGCGGTGGCGCGGTCATGACGACGGTACAGGACATCAGCGACAAGGTGCTGGGCACGTGCGCACACTTCGAGGAGCGGCAGATCGGTAGCGAGCGGTTCAACCTGTTCCAGGGCTGCCCGAACGCGAAAACGTGCACGATCATACTGCGCGGCGGTGCGGAACAGTTTCTGGAAGAGACGGAACGTTCGCTGCACGATGCAATCATGATTGTGCGGCGCACGATTCGCAACGATTCCGTTGTGGCCG GCGGTGGTGCAATTGAGATGGAGCTGTCGAAAATGCTACGCAACTATTCGCGCACAATTGCCGGCAAGGAGCAGCTGCTGATAGGTGCCATGGCCAAGGCGCTGGAAATCATCCCCCGTCAGCTGTGCGACAATGCGGGCTTCGATGCAACCAACATTCTCAACAAACTGCGCCAGAAACACGCACAAG GTTGCCAATGGTACGGTGTGGACATTATGAAGGAACACATTGCCGACAACTTTGAGGCGTTCGTGTGGGAACCGTCGGTCATCAAGATCAACGCACTGACGGCTGCCTGTGAGGCCACGTGCATGATCCTGTCCGTGGACGAAACGATCAAAAGCCCCAAATCGGGCGCCGGTGAAGCACCGCAGCCACCGATGGGCCGCGGAATGGGACGTCCGTTCTAA
- the LOC1273205 gene encoding T-complex protein 1 subunit eta isoform X1, whose product MQPQIILLKEGTDTSQGKPQLVSNINACQSIVDAVRTTLGPRGMDKLIVDSKGKATISNDGATIMKLLDIVHPAAKTLVDIAKSQDAEVGDGTTSVVLLAGEFLKQLKPFVEEGVHPRIIIKAVRKALNLCVAQINELAFKIEKHDTEKHRALLEKCAATALNSKLIHQQKEFFSKMVVDSVTTLDVLLPLNMIGIKKVTGGALEDSMLVEGVAFKKTFAYAGFEMQPKSYDNVKIALLNIELELKAERDNAEVRVDNVAEYQKVVDAEWQILYDKLAKIHQSGAQVVLSKLPIGDVATQYFADRDMFCAGRVPEEDLKRTLKACGGAVMTTVQDISDKVLGTCAHFEERQIGSERFNLFQGCPNAKTCTIILRGGAEQFLEETERSLHDAIMIVRRTIRNDSVVAGGGAIEMELSKMLRNYSRTIAGKEQLLIGAMAKALEIIPRQLCDNAGFDATNILNKLRQKHAQGMWDWSSRYSICLGWFILISIPFPIVPIAPTVPGCQWYGVDIMKEHIADNFEAFVWEPSVIKINALTAACEATCMILSVDETIKSPKSGAGEAPQPPMGRGMGRPF is encoded by the exons ATG CAACCGCAAATCATTCTGCTGAAGGAGGGCACCGATACCTCGCAGGGCAAGCCTCAGCTAGTGTCGAACATCAATGCCTGCCAGTCGATTGTCGATGCGGTGCGGACGACACTCGGCCCCCGCGGTATGGACAAGCTGATCGTGGACAGCAAGGGTAAGGCCACGATTTCCAACGACGGTGCGACAATCATGAAGCTGCTGGACATCGTGCACCCGGCGGCCAAGACGCTCGTCGACATTGCCAAATCGCAGGACGCGGAGGTGGGCGACGGTACCACgagtgtggtgctgctggccgGCGAGTTCCTGAAGCAGCTGAAGCCGTTCGTGGAGGAGGGCGTGCATCcgcgcatcatcatcaaagcGGTACGCAAAGCGCTGAACCTGTGCGTGGCGCAAATCAACGAGCTGGCGTTCAAGATCGAAAAGCACGACACCGAGAAGCACCGGGCGCTGCTGGAGAAGTGCGCCGCGACCGCGCTCAACTCGAAGCTCATCCACCAGCAGAAGGAGTTCTTCTCGAAGATGGTGGTCGACTCGGTCACGACGCTGgacgtgctgctgccgctgaacATGATCGGCATCAAGAAGGTGACGGGCGGTGCGCTCGAGGACTCGATGCTGGTGGAGGGTGTCGCCTTCAAGAAGACGTTCGCGTACGCCGGGTTCGAGATGCAGCCCAAGAGCTACGACAACGTGAAGATTGCGCTGCTGAACATTGAGCTCGAGCTGAAGGCGGAGCGGGACAATGCCGAGGTGCGCGTAGACAATGTGGCCGAGTACCAGAAGGTGGTGGACGCCGAGTGGCAGATACTGTACGACAAGCTGGCCAAAATCCACCAGTCCGGTGCGCAGGTTGTGCTGTCCAAGCTGCCGATCGGCGACGTGGCGACACAGTACTTCGCCGACCGGGACATGTTCTGTGCCGGGCGCGTACCGGAGGAGGACCTGAAGCGCACGCTCAAGGCGTGCGGTGGCGCGGTCATGACGACGGTACAGGACATCAGCGACAAGGTGCTGGGCACGTGCGCACACTTCGAGGAGCGGCAGATCGGTAGCGAGCGGTTCAACCTGTTCCAGGGCTGCCCGAACGCGAAAACGTGCACGATCATACTGCGCGGCGGTGCGGAACAGTTTCTGGAAGAGACGGAACGTTCGCTGCACGATGCAATCATGATTGTGCGGCGCACGATTCGCAACGATTCCGTTGTGGCCG GCGGTGGTGCAATTGAGATGGAGCTGTCGAAAATGCTACGCAACTATTCGCGCACAATTGCCGGCAAGGAGCAGCTGCTGATAGGTGCCATGGCCAAGGCGCTGGAAATCATCCCCCGTCAGCTGTGCGACAATGCGGGCTTCGATGCAACCAACATTCTCAACAAACTGCGCCAGAAACACGCACAAGGTATGTGGGACTGGTCTTCTAGGTATTCGATATGCCTTGGTTGGTTTATTTTAATCTCAATTCCTTTTCCCATTGTGCCCATTGCCCCCACTGTCCCAGGTTGCCAATGGTACGGTGTGGACATTATGAAGGAACACATTGCCGACAACTTTGAGGCGTTCGTGTGGGAACCGTCGGTCATCAAGATCAACGCACTGACGGCTGCCTGTGAGGCCACGTGCATGATCCTGTCCGTGGACGAAACGATCAAAAGCCCCAAATCGGGCGCCGGTGAAGCACCGCAGCCACCGATGGGCCGCGGAATGGGACGTCCGTTCTAA
- the LOC11176026 gene encoding uncharacterized protein LOC11176026, producing the protein MKVLLMVFLCCIATSLCAMVPVSHHHRNKYHHLTVPIAHHFKDTNIPVVFWLDSPVYVTNQSTQLDALHAIVLAHSDWMVAVFRSSLRCMRCRTRLQNVFIAATVRSLQTLLASLEYDCFYPSGRYIFIVTEQLAREATGVRDVFEIVWKNRIVHVVLIVSRSNDTARFRAYGYEPYAYGKCGKVRVKLIDRYTDAGWRRLAGGWFNRGLPNFNQCPLKVATFESKPFVMVRTVGNETRYSGLEVKIFNHIAAKLNVSIVYTPPPNNTRWGILLPHNSTGQMGMLQRNEADVGFGSVGRSIERDLYLRSSVPSIVSQLSMTIPPRLPYTALEKLFLPLRPSAWLLVAAGYTTILCLYVVLFRGKHRPRRERIPGLYYTFWTILMGGPGREVHRHSTRLYVISLVLNALIVRNLYQSALFQRLKSNDLMAANLHTYQDINKAGLSYYMFRATVRFYADNPEVNGSIRTIANENIDWDEVMYNISQHRLKGVIPLSLESIAYYVKHRGQQQKGAMVYVSEHTAISYYVAFHFPRRTALQQPFDRLLHRLQAGGFILHWRAEYRNNPNGATNYEQQDGVVPTPLQLQQVAGGFYLWALGLLAATVAFVGEFAVSKVNRASKHI; encoded by the exons ATGAAAGTACTTTTAATGGTATTCCTCTGCTGCATTGCGACCAGCTTGTGTGCCATGGTACCGGTTTCACACCATCACCGGAACAAGTACCATCACCTAACGGTTCCGATTGCCCACCATTTCAAGGACACCAACATCCCGGTCGTATTTTGGCTAGACAGCCCAGTGTACGTAACGAATCAGTCCACTCAGCTCGATGCACTGCACGCGATCGTGCTGGCCCATAGCGATTGGATGGTGGCGGTCTTTCGCAGCTCGCTGCGATGCATGCGGTGCCGCACCCGTTTGCAGAACGTGTTCATAGCGGCAACGGTACGCTCGTTGCAAACGTTACTCGCCAGCCTGGAGTACGATTGTTTCTATCCCAGTGGGCGGTACATTTTCATCGTCACGGAGCAACTTGCACGGGAGGCAACAGGCGTGCGGGAtgtgtttgaaattgtttggaaaaatcgAATCGTACATGTTGTGCTTATAGTGAGCCGCTCAAACGATACAGCGAGGTTCCGTGCGTACGGATACGAACCGTACGCGTATGGGAAATGTGGTAAAGTGCGGGTGAAACTGATCGACCGGTATACAGACGCTGGATGGCGCCGGTTGGCGGGCGGTTGGTTTAACCGCGGACTTCCAAATTTCAACCAATGTCCCCTCAAGGTGGCAACGTTCGAAAGCAAACCCTTCGTCATGGTGCGAACCGTCGGCAACGAGACCCGCTACTCCGGGCTGGAGGTGAAAATATTCAACCACATTGCGGCGAAGCTGAACGTCAGCATCGTGTACACGCCGCCGCCAAACAACACGCGTTGGGGCATACTGTTGCCGCACAACAGCACCGGCCAGATGGGCATGTTGCAGCGTAACGAGGCGGACGTCGGGTTCGGCTCCGTCGGTCGCAGCATCGAGCGGGACCTCTATCTGCGCTCCAGCGTGCCCAGCATCGTGTCGCAGCTTTCGATGACCATACCGCCCCGGCTACCGTACACGGCCCTGGAGAAGCTGTTTCTCCCATTGCGGCCGTCCGCGTGGCTGCTGGTGGCGGCCGGGTACACCACCATCCTGTGCCTGTACGTGGTACTGTTCCGCGGGAAGCATCGACCGCGCCGGGAACGCATACCCGGCCTGTACTACACCTTCTGGACGATCCTGATGGGTGGACCGGGTCGGGAAGTGCACCGGCACAGTACTCGGCTCTACGTCATCAGCCTGGTGCTGAATGCGCTGATCGTGCGCAACCTCTACCAGTCGGCGTTGTTTCAGCGGCTCAAGTCGAACGATCTGATGGCAGCCAATCTGCACACCTACCAGGACATCAATAAGGCGGGCCTGAGCTACTACATGTTCAGAGCGACGGTACGGTTCTACGCCGACAATCCGGAAGTGAATGGCAG CATTCGAACCATCGCGAACGAAAACATCGACTGGGACGAGGTGATGTACAACATTTCGCAGCACCGGCTGAAGGGTGTGATCCCGCTGTCGCTAGAAAGCATAGCGTACTACGTGAAGCATCGCGGCCAGCAGCAGAAGGGCGCCATGGTGTACGTGAGCGAGCACACCGCCATCAGCTACTACGTTGCGTTCCATTTCCCGCGGCGGACGGCGCTGCAGCAACCGTTCGACCGGTTGCTGCACCGGCTGCAGGCCGGCGGCTTCATTCTGCACTGGAGGGCCGAGTACCGCAACAATCCGAACGGTGCGACGAACTACGAGCAGCAGGACGGTGTGGTGCCGACGCCGCTGCAGCTCCAGCAGGTAGCGGGCGGGTTCTACCTGTGGGCGCTCGGTTTGCTAGCGGCGACCGTTGCGTTTGTCGGCGAGTTTGCCGTATCGAAGGTTAATCGTGCGAGCAAGCATATTTAG
- the LOC11175478 gene encoding uncharacterized protein LOC11175478, with translation MRLSVHGFHRTKATLMKLFVTLLTLAMVAQHCYCSAGKLIPLVGAVSATEHLQAPLKQHFKYPTFPVNFRAESSENGTTTTTRELFEMNELMRENSGWLIGTVSGRLPIVTNPYASFYNVFFADGYDAMGKILQTLNYTDYDPTGRCLLVINAAYETDHMVQLVAILWQLRIVNVALIVQEAATDTDSYRAYSYDPYREGKCELLEPLLLDQFVAGRWQSLHRWYRNKMENFHGCSLSVGTFAAKPYSMVRREGNATIRYGMEVSIVENVARWFNFTIDYRSPAGTVKWGIIRAANSTGMMGMIQRNEVAFGFGCMGYNEYRNRYLTVGLPSFITQLSMAAPPARPFTWLEKLFAPFTLEAWLCIALCYAGYLLLTVLVFDSRLVTTVEHFRNPAYNVWVMLMGGPSRPVRQTSIRLFLAGFVLNALVIRTMYHSAMFERLQATTTLGSDLNTFQQINAAHMLYYMYVTTSFYYKDNPLVHDRIRILWDETKDWDEVMYSSGHLLYNISHYRLNGVFVIPLDAIEYYVKNVGQRGLVYVSSHTSINYNPGFVYPKASPLTEPFSAIIGRYQAAGLVPIWREQFRDTRYWNNAKQHPEPISLQWSHLSGGFYLWACLLALSSLVLVGERIMSRRK, from the exons ATGCGGCTTTCGGTGCACGGGTTTCATCGTACAAAAGCAACGCTAATGAAGCTGTTCGTAACACTGCTTACCCTAGCCATGGTGGCACAGCATTGCTACTGCAGTGCTGGCAAGCTTATTCCGCTGGTCGGCGCTGTAAGCGCAACGGAGCATCTGCAAGCGCCACTGAAGCAGCATTTTAAATATCCCACCTTTCCTGTTAACTTTCGTGCTGAGAGTAGTGAGAatggcaccaccaccaccacacgcgAGCTGTTTGAAATGAACGAACTGATGCGCGAAAACAGTGGCTGGCTGATCGGTACGGTGAGTGGCCGGTTGCCGATCGTCACCAACCCGTACGCTTCGTTCTACAATGTGTTCTTCGCCGACGGGTACGATGCAATGGGGAAGATTTTGCAAACCTTAAACTACACGGATTACGACCCAACCGGGCGTTGCCTGTTGGTGATAAATGCCGCATACGAAACGGACCACATGGTGCAGCTAGTGGCCATCCTCTGGCAGCTTCGAATAGTCAACGTGGCTTTGATAGTGCAGGAAGCTGCAACGGACACGGACAGCTACCGTGCCTACAGCTACGATCCGTACCGCGAGGGCAAATGTGAACTACTGgaaccgctgctgctggatcaATTTGTGGCCGGCCGGTGGCAAAGCTTGCACCGTTGGTACCGGAACAAGATGGAGAACTTTCACGGCTGCAGCCTGTCGGTGGGTACGTTCGCGGCCAAACCGTACTCGATGGTACGGCGGGAGGGGAACGCTACGATCCGCTACGGCATGGAAGTGTCGATTGTGGAGAACGTTGCGCGCTGGTTCAACTTCACGATCGACTACCGCAGCCCGGCCGGTACGGTGAAGTGGGGCATCATACGGGCGGCCAACAGTACCGGCATGATGGGCATGATACAGCGCAACGAGGTGGCGTTCGGCTTCGGCTGCATGGGATACAACGAGTACCGCAATCGGTATCTGACCGTGGGCTTGCCCAGCTTCATCACGCAGCTCAGCATGGCTGCACCGCCGGCGCGACCGTTCACGTGGCTGGAGAAACTGTTCGCACCGTTCACGCTCGAGGCTTGGCTGTGCATTGCGTTGTGCTATGCGGGCTACCTACTGCTGACCGTGCTGGTGTTTGACTCGCGCCTGGTCACCACGGTAGAACACTTTCGCAATCCGGCGTACAATGTGTGGGTGATGCTGATGGGTGGACCGTCGCGTCCCGTCCGCCAGACCAGCATCCGGCTGTTCCTGGCGGGCTTTGTGCTGAACGCGCTTGTCATACGCACGATGTACCATTCGGCGATGTTTGAGCGGCTGCAGGCGACGACCACGCTGGGCAGTGATCTGAACACCTTCCAGCAGATAAATGCCGCGCACATGCTGTACTACATGTACGTTACGACATCGTTCTACTACAAGGACAATCCGCTGGTGCATGACAG AATACGCATCCTTTGGGACGAAACCAAGGACTGGGACGAGGTGATGTACAGTAG cggtcacctactgtacAACATTTCGCACTACAGGCtgaacggtgtgtttgtgatacCGCTCGATGCGATCGAGTACTACGTGAAAAACGTCGGCCAGCGCGGTCTGGTCTACGTGAGCAGCCACACCAGCATCAACTACAATCCGGGCTTCGTGTATCCGAAAGCTTCCCCGCTGACGGAACCGTTCAGTGCGATCATCGGCCGGTACCAGGCGGCCGGGCTGGTTCCCATCTGGCGGGAACAGTTCCGCGACACGCGGTACTGGAACAACGCCAAGCAGCACCCGGAACCGATCAGCCTGCAGTGGTCGCATCTGTCCGGTGGATTCTATCTGTGGGCGTGCCTGCTCGCCCTATCCTCGCTGGTACTGGTGGGAGAGCGAATAATGAGCCGTAGGAAATGA